One Bradyrhizobium zhanjiangense DNA segment encodes these proteins:
- the msrA gene encoding peptide-methionine (S)-S-oxide reductase MsrA, with amino-acid sequence MAATTERAVLAGGCFWGMQQLLRRLAGVVSTRVGYSGGDVKNATYRDHGKHAEALEIVFDPSQTSFRELLEFFFQIHDPTTLNRQGNDRGTSYRSAIFYTTEEQRRVAEDTIADVEASGLWPGKVVTEISPAGDFWEAEPEHQDYLERHPNGYTCHFVRPQWKLSVRTRA; translated from the coding sequence ATGGCAGCGACTACAGAGCGCGCGGTCCTGGCAGGAGGTTGCTTCTGGGGAATGCAGCAGCTGCTCAGGCGCCTGGCCGGTGTCGTCTCGACGCGGGTCGGCTACTCGGGCGGCGACGTCAAGAACGCTACGTATCGCGACCACGGAAAGCACGCCGAAGCGCTCGAGATCGTATTCGACCCGAGTCAGACGAGCTTCCGAGAGTTGCTCGAGTTCTTCTTCCAGATCCACGACCCGACGACGCTCAACCGGCAGGGAAACGACCGAGGCACAAGCTACAGGTCGGCGATTTTCTACACTACCGAGGAGCAGCGCCGCGTCGCCGAGGATACCATCGCCGACGTCGAGGCGTCAGGGCTGTGGCCGGGCAAGGTTGTGACCGAGATTTCACCCGCCGGCGATTTCTGGGAGGCCGAGCCCGAGCACCAGGACTACCTGGAACGGCATCCGAACGGCTACACCTGCCATTTCGTCCGGCCCCAGTGGAAGTTGTCGGTCAGAACTCGGGCCTAA
- the msrB gene encoding peptide-methionine (R)-S-oxide reductase MsrB: MPTYRKNPEAVSKLTPEQYRVTQTDGTERPFANEYWDNKEPGLYVDVVSGEPLFASFDKFDSGTGWPSFTRPLEAANVAENVDSSHGMTRTEVRSKHGDSHLGHIFPDGPRDKGGLRYCINSASLRFIHRDQLESEGYGKYSTLFSKQEA, translated from the coding sequence ATGCCGACCTACAGGAAAAATCCCGAAGCGGTCTCGAAGTTGACTCCCGAGCAGTACCGCGTCACGCAGACTGACGGGACCGAGCGTCCCTTCGCCAATGAATATTGGGACAACAAGGAGCCTGGTCTCTACGTCGACGTAGTTTCCGGCGAGCCGCTCTTTGCGTCCTTCGACAAGTTCGACAGCGGAACGGGATGGCCGAGTTTCACGCGGCCCCTAGAGGCCGCAAATGTCGCCGAGAACGTTGACAGCTCGCATGGCATGACGCGGACCGAGGTTCGCTCCAAGCACGGCGACAGCCATCTTGGCCACATCTTCCCAGATGGGCCGCGCGACAAGGGCGGGTTGAGGTACTGTATAAATTCGGCCTCGTTGAGGTTTATCCACCGCGACCAACTCGAAAGCGAGGGATACGGCAAGTACTCAACGCTGTTCTCAAAGCAGGAGGCCTGA